GGAAGAGGTGTTTCTAATGGTTGAAAGCTACATAGACAGGTAACCACAAGAAATTTATTCTTCATCCTATGAAGATTGCCTGTCATCATTATTCTAATCCCAGCCAAGCACCACAAATACCACCAGAATCAGATTGTTCAAAATGCTTACCAATGTAAACATTAGCAATTGGCACTGGATTTTAGAATGACAAGTTGGAACTTCCAGACTTTAAGGAactaaaacaagaaaaaagatttGGGGTATCTGAATGTCCAACAAATTTATTATTTAGCACAATAATGGCTACAGAGAATGGATCACTGGTAGCCAGTCAATGACATCTTATTTATCTTATCCGTTTGCTAGGGAATTGTTTATACCATTCCTAGACAAATCAGAAATAGATTCCACAAGCAGAAGGAAGCTAGAATAACTATCCTGCTTTGGAAAGGAACTAATCACTGTAATTTTGTCATTGCACAAAACCCAATTTGTAATCTCAGTTCATGACATGAAAGAAATCTTTTCATTATCCCCTTCATTGAACTTTAACTCTCAGTCACAGACAACCTAGATGCCCATTCATAAATTGCTCTGAGGATTTCCCCAGATTACATCATAACATTCAGAAATCAGTGAATACCATATTTTTGTAATTTGATCTTAGAGACTTGACCAGTTATGTATGATTCTCTAATATACTAGACACCATATAATACTAGACATCACTATGAACATTTTAGAAGTTATAAAAGTTACTTTgtgtactacagctcccagaatcccctagccacCAGAATTTGAGAGTCGTATTCCAGCAAGTCACATTTCCAAATTCTGTGCATTTTTCATGTTTCTACATTCTTAATCAAGTGCTTTATTCTGAGGCAAGAAAATAAAGGACAGGAAAAAAACCAGCACCTTATCAAAGGTCACATTAGTAATACCCAATATCTCAAAATGTCAGATTTCACCCATTCTCTGCCCTGTCATTCCAGCAAGTGAAATCAGATTTCTTGCCTTTACATCTTAATTATGCTGCTGATGGATTTTCCCATCCCCAAGTAAATGTAAACTTCTACATGATGCTACACCATAATGATAAAGAACTGACATATATGTTAAAGATCTTATCATGACCAATTTTTCCATCATTACTGCATGAAGTGTGTACAGGCATACATAGGAAAGGACAAGGAGAGCAAACTATACCTTCTTTTGGAGCATTTTCATCCCAGACAATCCACATCTGAACAATGAAAAAAGGAGTCCAGCACATAACAAATGCCAAGACTATGATGAAGGTCATCTTGACTGTCCGGATCTTGGCCTTGGAAATGAGTTTGATACTGCTCACCCTTGACAGAGTACCCCCATGGTAATGACTAGAGGTCAGGTTGAGATTGGTCTCATGgactgtttttaatttaatgttctGCCAGATTTTGAAGCTGATCAAGCCATAGCAGACACTCAGGACAAACATAGGGATGATGTAGACAGTCAAGGTTATCCAGGTGACATAGGCTTTAGGTCCCCAAGGTAGGATGAATGTTGCCCAACAATCAACCCCTCCATGAGCCACCTCCTTCAAGGAAAATATCTGGAGCTGTGGGATGCTGAAAACAAGGCACACTATCCAAGTGAGGAGGACAGACAAACGGTCAGACCTTCTGTGTAAAGACCGCAGAGGTTGACAGATGGCCAAGCACCGATCTAAAGACATCAGCAGGAGCATGTAAGTGGAAGCAAACATTCCTACCACCTGCAGGTACTTGACCAACCTGCAGAGGTAATCTGGCCCATAGAACCTGAAGGTGATGTCCCAAATGAGTTGAGGCAAGACCTGGAAGATAGCCACAACCAGGTCAGCAATGCTTAGGTGCTTCATGAAGAAGTACATGCGGGAATGCTTGTGACGGGTGGTGTAGATAGCCATAAGTACACACAAGTTTCCAGTCAAGGCAAGGAAGAAGATGAGGCAGAGCACTGCCACCTCCACCTTGGCAACGTCCTCATTCCTTTTAATGGGAAAAGTTTGGTTGGTCTGGGAGGTCTGGTTCTCCAGTGTGTAATTGTTGAAGGAGCAGTTATAAGTCCATGGATCATTTCCCAAGAAGCACAGAGGATCCATGGCAGGTTCTTTCCATCCAGTGCCTTTTGCTGGGTTGATTTGAAAAGAGAGCCTCCTCCTTGGCACTGCAGTTCCTTCTACAGCTTCCTCCTCCTTAGTTCCAGGCCTTAACCTTCTTTCATTCTTCTGCAACGCCCCTTTATTCCCATTTGGGTTTctgtgtcatttaaaaaaaatacaattcactgtTTTTTAGTTGGGGGTCCTTCTCTGGGCTTTGCCCAGGGAGCAGGCACAGAGTTATTAgtgtttgttttccttcttcGAGTTTAGTTGTCTTCTCTTCCAAATAATTTGACTTGCACCTCTGATGTACCTGCAGCAATATTGAAAAGGGTGGGGGAATAAGTCAATGAGTTTTACCAGAATTCCTACTGATTCTCTGCCATCCTcagccctcccttctctcccaagGCACTCATTCAGTCTCAGAAGCatgtcattcatttcaatgggaaagCTCATTGGCTTTCAGGCTACCATCTGGGTTATTCCTGCTTCTCTATAAAGATATACAGAATGAAggatacacagatatatacatgtACAAGCCTAAAATATAGATACAGAAAGAAAAGGATTACAGGAGAACATAAGAGATATCCTCACACAAGCACTATTCCTATATATGTTTCCAGTAGTTGCAGAGAAATCCTTCCACTTACCTTGAGCTCCTTTCATCTGCCTTGTAGAAACTCCTTGGCTGAAAGgttcttcccccttcttttttaaaaaagtatttaagaCCAGCCTTCCCCAGGTGAAATCATTCCAAAGAAAAGAATTGGGTGAGGGATTTTgtcttgttttggttttttgccgGGGTGAGACATCTAGCAGCCTCCACAAGTTTGCTCTccaatgaatccaggaggacagaAGGGGGGGAGGAGCACCCGCTGCAGTCAGCCCTTCTCAGAGTCATTCATGAACAAAATATACAGCTGCTGCCTTCTCTTTTGCCAGGTTGCTTTTATCCATTAGGTGGTGCAAGAGGCcacctcttccctctccttctctttagcAACAGATCAGGAGACTGAATTGAGATCTCACTCCATAAGGACCGCTTTCCATATTAGCTTCAGATGCGCAGGACTTCACACAGCTATGTCTTCTGAAGTGTGGGAATATTTTTATACAgatagtttaaaaaaaatgaactggTGGTGCATCCTATTGTTTATGTTGTTGCTGATGTTGTTTTTTTGTGTCTTTTTAAATAATGATTTTAACTGGGCATAAATGTTGCAATTTACACATATTGTGATACtaatccctccctcctccctgcttatgtacaataaaatgaaaaaaattgttgtttttttaattgtttctgATTCATGGGATCTTAAAGTAAGCCTTGTTGCTTGTTGTTTGCCTTTCCAgggtgtatggctatgttctagcagccatatagcctagaaaccacacaacaccccagtgattacGGCAAGCAAAAGCCTTCGATAATGCCTTCaaatggtttaataataataataataataataataataataataataatacattgattATAACTAACCCTcgctcccaaagggactcaggatggttatATAATAAACCCTTAGGATTGTTATGTGACAAATATAGCAGAATAGACTACTGAAACACACTCTATGCGGGGTTGACTTTGAACCCCGCTCAGAAGATTCAAGTAATCCAATGAGTGGCAGGCAAATTACTCACAGGAactgcgtacagggagcatacaatcccctgttgtgtcagctccactggctcctaatctgctaccaagcaaaattcaaagtgctggtttgtggcacaatgggttaaacccttgtgctggcaggactggtcgACCAACAGGTTGGCgattcaaatccaggaagtgaGGTAAGCTCCCGCCTGTCAAACTCtaacttctcatgtggggacatgagagaagcctcccacagaatggtaaaacatcaatcatagAGATGTCCCCTGggtaaagtccttgcagatggcaaattctctcacatcagaaacaacttgcagtttctcaagtcacttctgacatgaaaaaaagcctacaaagccctaaacagttccagtacagcttacctgtctgaatgcatctccctttatgagccggctagaacactaagatctgctggggagattCTGCTCTCCATCATGCCGCCTTCTCAGGTGCAATTGGCAGGGATAAAAGacggggcctttttggtggtggcccctcagctctggaactccctccccagtgaaattacattggccccctctcttttagcatttaggaaacaacttaagacctggttatttcagAAGCCATTTGGTAAATGACAGTAGTATGGAAACATGGAAGTAATTAAAAGATAACCTCGGGATCGATGCAAGGCCTAGATGTTTTATGTGATGTTTGCGATTGCTGGTTATGtggtgagccactttgagtcctgtcaggggtgagaaaagcagtatataaatgtaataaataaataaattttcttggcaaggtttgacTTCCCTTTGGCGACCCAGAGGGTTTCtgggctgaacagggattcaaaccctggtttcagGAATCATAGTACAATACTTAGACCACTACACAACAATGACTCTATTGTGGCAGGCCTATAatgttaagtttttaaaaaaagtgagatTTGTTCATACAAttttcaatcttttttttctGAGACTGATAGTTTGACCTGTCCAAGATCACCTCgtgggtttctgtggccaagcagGGACTCAAACCCTGCTTTCatggagtcctagtccaacacccaaaccatgACACCATGATGGTTCACAAAACGACAACCAGCCCTGTTATTGGGTAGAGTTATGTAGAGCTGTCTGCTGGTGGCAATAGTGACTCTAATGCCAGGGTGACAATGAATCTGTTCCTGTTGAAATCCAAATTTTAAAGGAGAtagccaaggtgctgaacctgggAGCATGGGAGGATGGTAGTAGGATTGTGCACCCTGAATAACTCCTATAAAGTTTGGCTTAATATCTGGAATTGAAATGCTGACTTGCTAATATCAGAGCCACTACCCCTGCGGTGCTTGGCTGATAATTTATTCTTGTTGGACTTCTGTCCTCAGGAGATCCTTCTAGGAATGTTCAAGTAATGTTAAAGCAGCCATGGTTAGTCTGCATCTTGACGGAGGTTTGTGTGTGTCCTTAGTTACTCTGCCCCAGGCAGAAGGGTGTCTTGAGCCAGAGCTTGGGTCTTTAGTTTAAATGAGGATAAAAGGGTTTAGTAGGACAAGCCCCTTGTATGGGCCTAAACTGTGTCTAAACAGTATGGAAAAACAAGAGAAGAGAAGACACTGCTCTTTCCCAAGTCATTTGtgctatgttttgtttgtttttttttttaagaaatagaAGCTACACTTTATATTTTCCAGGATGCTAACAGgtctggatttttaaaagtagCTGTGTTTGACCCTCATGGCATAAAAAGGATAAAGGGAAGGGTAGAGGAAAAAGTAATAGGGCATTacctggtttttattttagcatgagtttTTGTGGATATAAACCTAGTTCTTCAGTGGCaatactgaggctggatctacactgccatataatccagattttcaaagcagataatccattttgaaccagattatgtgagtctatgctgccatatatccagttcaaagcagataatctggattttatatggctgcaTAAATGGCCCTGAGTGGCATTAAAGCCTCAGGTATAAAGTATATTTGTACAGCTGTGGGAGAGGGAAAAAATGTAATGGGATCCAGAAAGATAcaaataattgtattgtcgaaggctttcatggaatcactggcttgttgtaggtttttttgggctatatggtcatgttctagaggcattctctcctgacatttcgcctgcatttatggcaagcatcctcagaggtagtgaggtctgttggaactaggaaaatgggtttatatatctgtggaatgaccagggtgagacaaagaactcttgtctgttggagctaggtgtgaatgtttcaactgaccaccttgattagcatttgatagcctggcagtgcctgtggcaatcttttgttgagaggtgattagatgtccttgtttgtttcctctctgttgttttgctgttgtaatttcccTTGCCTTATATTTCCAAAGGATTGGGTGTGGTGGTACAATGAGATGTGGAAGTGCTTTTATGAGGGGCTTCACACATATTTGACATACTGTGTGAAATAGCCTTTTCTTCGGTGGGCATCCATGATTCATGAAATCATCCAAACATTTAACATATGAATTAAAATATTAGAATGGCCACTGTGCTCCCCTCTTTCAGAAAGCAACTAAAAACTTACCTATGCTCCCAGCCAAATGTCTGAAGATCTGGCTTCACCAAACAAGGAATGGTCTATCTCTATGGATATGGCTTTTAACACTGGATGTAGTGTTTTAATCTGTGGATCTgacttttaactttgttttttctGTTGCTATGAAATGTAGTTCACTTATGTTTTGGTTACAATTGTATGTTTATACTATctatctgtatttttttaaatttattgtgtattttgtggcattgaatggttgcctttTATGTTGTAAGACACCCCGGAaatgggcaggatataaataaagtttgatagATCGATTGAATCAtccaaaaataataaacataaaatgaaaatttCCATACAGTTTCATCAGCCCATTCTAATCTTAAACATTTGTCAGACCAAAATTCCCAAAAAGTGTTTTAAATGCCAAGGGAGTTTAAGAAACAAGGTGAGAGCAATGTTCTCTGTTAATGAAGGGTCTCAGGTGCATGTGAGCATGTCCAATCTTCTTTCCGTTGAGACACAGCAGTTAGTCAGTGTTTACAACTGGCTCCACTTTACCCCCACCTTTCTCCAATATCAATCTTTCTCCTTAATGCATCTTAATGTTGCTCTGACTCACCTCCACTAGTCTATTGTTCAACTAGACAAAATTGCCCCCCTATTCTAACGAAAGGAATACAGGCATTGGTTCAGCTGCCTTTGCTTGCTTTCCCCATGATGCTTCATCCTCCAGCATCCTAAGAGCTTGGGAAAGCAAGAGAGACATATGGGTGTTCTATAAAGCGAATAGATGTCAATTTCTTGAAGCAACAATTCAGTTGTACagcaagagttggaagggagagaCCCATCTGTTAGCCTGAATTGAAGCTGCAGTTTAATTGCTCTCTTTTTGTGTTGATGATCAGGCTACATAAAAGAATGTCAAGCACTAATGAAAAGCAGCTTTCTTATTTGTAGCATTTACTGACAAGGGGTAGGATTTGACTCTTGGGGATTGATAGGCAGTTCAGAAGAGTACAGCTGACTGTTGAGTGCATTTTTTACATATTTGCAGATGAACTAGATATCCCCAAAGTTATTAGAAGCCAGTTGTGCAAACTTTTCTTCCAAAATTCAAATGAGATAGTTTCAAATACTACATTTGTACTCTCTGGATGGCATATACATGCACATTTTCACATATATCCATCATACACTCCAACCATCTCAATCTGGCAGAAATGGTTCCAATTCATCTCTATGTCATCCCACTTTTACAGCtgatttaaaatgtcccagtttctctcttctccatCCACCTTCACTCTagtttacttcaattgctgcaaactgaatttaaagagCAAAAGCATTTTGCATGCAGCTCAACAGAGAGGAGAGGAATCTTGCACTTCCCActaggctcaagcaaaagcaaactgctgtgatTTCTCCTACCTATAATGttctttatatttaaaaaaagccATATTGACCACACTCCGATGTTGCTTGGCCCCCATTTTCATCTGCCAATTGTTGAAGGGTATGGCATACTTTTAGCTAATTTTGTATATTTATACACCCCCACCCTCAAATCTaataaataattttctttctGGTTTTATGTAAAGCATTAAGAGAATTGAACTAACCCATACAAAACAGTCCAGAATAACCATGTCATTGAAAAAAATCTAATAATTTACTGAAATGTATTCCCAGATTCTCACTCTTATCCCCCTCCCCTTAAATGCTTTAATTTGTTTACTGACATGGAAACTGACCCAAACTTCAAGCAGGAATTCTCAAATTCAAACTAATACTGTCAAGGCATTTCAAGGTCACTAGAAAATAGCTTCTAGCATTAATCCAGTCAAAGAATGTGTTTCTGATATAATTGATTCCACATTTGGACAGCAGGAATGcatgcctttttctttctccttggaAAAGAGAAGTCTTCCCTTAGAAGTTGGAGTTCCTCGACATGCAACACGACAAAAATCAACTAGCACTCATTTACTGGATGTAAATAAACAGTAGATGCAAGAAGTCACTTCATTCATGCATTACCTTTTGCTGCACATATTGTTTATCACACGTCGCATGCATGCCACGAACAGCTGAAGACTGGTTAAGCAAAGAGCAAATGAATTACATCCAGTAGGCCTTGGGGAAAAAAAGTCTGAAACATCTGAAGGATTGATGAACAAATAATATGTGGCTTTTGGAGAAAGACTtctgcaatgtattgtcgaaggctttcatggctggaatcactgggttgttgtagggttttttttgggggggggctatatggccatgttatagaggcatcctctcctgacatttcacctgcatctatggcaagcatcctcagatgttatgACAAGCCAGTAGTGGGTCTACAAACCGCTACTGGCACTTTGCCTCCATTGCCCTTCCTTTATATTTACAAGTATCTACTTCCAAGTGATACTATGGTATTGCAGTTCATTCATCCATACTTCCAAGTAATACTATGGTATTGCAGTTCATTCATCCATGCATTCATATCCTCCTTCTGCCACAATACTTCTTGCAAAAAGAACAACAGAAGCAAacacccagttcttaactatgaacaGTAAGTTTATGatctattttaaaaaggaaagtgaGTTGGAAGTACAGCATGGAGATGGGTTCTAGGCACTGAATTTGGCTTTGACTATATAGGTCACAGATAATCCTGACTATATATTT
This genomic interval from Anolis sagrei isolate rAnoSag1 chromosome 2, rAnoSag1.mat, whole genome shotgun sequence contains the following:
- the OXTR gene encoding oxytocin receptor, whose translation is MDPLCFLGNDPWTYNCSFNNYTLENQTSQTNQTFPIKRNEDVAKVEVAVLCLIFFLALTGNLCVLMAIYTTRHKHSRMYFFMKHLSIADLVVAIFQVLPQLIWDITFRFYGPDYLCRLVKYLQVVGMFASTYMLLLMSLDRCLAICQPLRSLHRRSDRLSVLLTWIVCLVFSIPQLQIFSLKEVAHGGVDCWATFILPWGPKAYVTWITLTVYIIPMFVLSVCYGLISFKIWQNIKLKTVHETNLNLTSSHYHGGTLSRVSSIKLISKAKIRTVKMTFIIVLAFVMCWTPFFIVQMWIVWDENAPKEELAFIITTLLASLNSCCNPWIYMLFTGHLFHDLLHRFLCCSSRYLKSRQGCDLSVSKKSNSSTFVLSLKSSSQRSFTQPSTA